A region from the Chlamydiales bacterium genome encodes:
- a CDS encoding ABC transporter permease — protein MIVDVTIATLKRPPAPVLVLKQLYDVGVASLPVVAITGFSTGMVLAAQSFYQLADKGLASVTGLMVAKAMITELGPVLTAFMVTGRVGAAMCAELGTMRVTEQVDALQTMAVNPNRYLIAPRLIAGIFMMPLLTIFSIAMGVFGGYLIAVYFFNMAPGSYFDPMPIHITLFDLTTGIVKSFIFGILIMTIACYKGMTTTEGAEGVGRSTTNSVVIAYCCILLSNFFLTVAMNVMREKIARFVE, from the coding sequence ATGATCGTGGATGTCACGATCGCTACGCTCAAGAGACCGCCAGCTCCTGTACTAGTTTTGAAGCAGCTCTACGATGTAGGAGTCGCCTCGCTACCCGTAGTTGCCATTACCGGATTTTCAACGGGAATGGTTCTTGCAGCTCAGTCCTTCTATCAGCTCGCCGATAAAGGGCTTGCAAGCGTAACCGGACTCATGGTGGCAAAAGCGATGATCACTGAGCTTGGGCCTGTGCTTACGGCTTTCATGGTGACAGGCCGTGTAGGAGCTGCAATGTGCGCAGAGCTCGGAACCATGAGGGTAACCGAGCAGGTAGACGCTCTTCAGACGATGGCAGTAAATCCCAATCGCTACCTAATCGCACCTCGCCTCATTGCTGGGATCTTTATGATGCCCCTGCTTACGATTTTCAGTATCGCAATGGGTGTATTTGGCGGATATCTAATCGCTGTCTACTTCTTTAATATGGCGCCCGGGAGCTACTTCGATCCGATGCCGATTCATATTACGCTCTTCGATCTGACGACGGGGATCGTAAAATCCTTTATCTTCGGAATCTTGATCATGACTATCGCCTGCTACAAGGGGATGACAACAACTGAAGGAGCAGAAGGTGTAGGCCGTTCCACCACAAATTCAGTGGTAATCGCTTACTGCTGTATCCTTCTCTCCAACTTCTTCTTAACCGTCGCCATGAACGTGATGAGGGAGAAGATCGCGAGGTTTGTCGAATGA
- a CDS encoding ATP-binding cassette domain-containing protein, with the protein MIVIRNLWKKYGKLQVLAGLDLDINTGETIVVLGRSGVGKSVLLKHIIGISKPDAGTIDIDGEMISELSGPALYKAVQHMGMLFQGAALFDSMNVEENTGFYLKQHGDPRTGRKYTDAEIKDLVANALEMVDLQGSQNKMPSELSGGMRKRAALARLIVYRPSLLLYDEPTTGLDPITAMQINALIVKTQRELKATSIVVTHDILSSLFVGDRLALIRDGKIAHIGNPETFMKIEDPIIDFLRKTITQDPRKLREAFNG; encoded by the coding sequence ATGATCGTCATCCGAAATCTATGGAAAAAGTATGGCAAGCTACAAGTTTTAGCTGGCCTCGACCTCGATATCAATACCGGAGAGACGATCGTTGTACTCGGCAGATCTGGTGTAGGGAAGAGCGTTCTCCTCAAGCATATCATTGGAATCTCCAAGCCTGATGCAGGAACTATCGATATCGATGGAGAGATGATCTCGGAACTCTCTGGTCCTGCACTATACAAAGCCGTCCAGCATATGGGCATGCTCTTTCAGGGAGCTGCTCTCTTTGATTCGATGAATGTCGAAGAGAACACCGGCTTCTACCTCAAGCAGCATGGAGATCCAAGAACTGGAAGAAAGTACACCGACGCTGAGATCAAAGACCTAGTCGCTAATGCTTTAGAAATGGTCGACCTCCAAGGCAGTCAAAATAAGATGCCTTCTGAGCTCTCTGGTGGAATGAGGAAGAGAGCCGCTCTTGCAAGGTTAATCGTGTATAGACCCTCTCTTCTTCTTTACGATGAGCCCACCACGGGGCTCGACCCGATTACAGCGATGCAGATCAACGCTCTAATCGTAAAAACTCAACGTGAGCTAAAGGCAACTAGTATTGTAGTTACACACGATATTCTCTCTTCTCTTTTTGTAGGAGATAGATTAGCTCTAATAAGAGATGGAAAAATTGCGCACATTGGCAATCCAGAGACATTTATGAAAATAGAAGATCCAATTATAGATTTCCTAAGAAAAACAATCACACAAGATCCACGAAAATTGAGGGAGGCGTTTAATGGGTAA
- a CDS encoding MCE family protein, producing the protein MGNSAKNMLIGVFIIAACTLLVGIVMFLKPSVGDGKKTLYVRFANISKINIGTRVTYAGKPVGEVVAINEIYQARSQPIDTIGRFYFYQLTLKVDSNVVVYNTDEISLQTSGLLGEKSVAIIPRRPPKGITPKIISNQPVYANSVDPIENAFNELSGVAGKMDETLDEVTKWLKENGDTVACAVKNFGDAMHQVDKVVAEIHEVKLIPEIHGAVHQLKMSFEKIHDALLILEAGGTFENIATTCKNLKQATGSIDIISQDLADGKGTLGKLIKNDDLYLRFTAVMSKVDTLMNDVNQYGILFHLNKGWQRTHAQRATLLTALDTPQSFKDYFVKEVDQVNSSMQRISMLIERAEQTPEKEKILQNELFKEDFAELLRKADELADNLRLYNQQLVESMK; encoded by the coding sequence ATGGGTAATTCCGCAAAGAACATGCTCATTGGAGTCTTCATCATCGCGGCTTGTACGCTTCTCGTAGGAATCGTGATGTTTCTAAAGCCTTCCGTTGGCGACGGAAAAAAGACACTTTACGTGCGTTTCGCAAACATCAGCAAGATCAATATTGGCACTAGGGTCACCTACGCAGGAAAGCCCGTTGGTGAAGTGGTAGCCATTAACGAGATCTATCAAGCAAGATCCCAACCGATAGATACGATCGGACGCTTCTACTTCTACCAGTTAACACTAAAAGTCGACTCAAACGTAGTCGTTTACAATACTGATGAGATCTCTCTGCAAACCTCAGGCCTCTTGGGAGAGAAGTCCGTTGCAATTATTCCAAGACGCCCTCCGAAGGGCATCACGCCTAAAATCATCTCAAATCAGCCTGTCTATGCAAACTCTGTCGATCCGATTGAAAATGCTTTCAATGAGCTCTCAGGGGTTGCAGGAAAGATGGATGAGACGCTAGATGAGGTCACTAAGTGGTTAAAAGAGAATGGCGATACCGTCGCCTGCGCAGTGAAAAACTTCGGCGATGCGATGCACCAGGTAGATAAGGTCGTTGCAGAGATCCACGAGGTCAAGCTGATCCCCGAAATCCATGGTGCGGTCCATCAGTTAAAAATGTCCTTTGAAAAAATACACGACGCTCTTCTTATCCTCGAAGCGGGCGGCACATTTGAGAACATTGCAACCACATGCAAAAACCTAAAACAAGCAACGGGTTCAATTGATATCATCTCCCAAGATCTCGCAGATGGAAAAGGCACTCTTGGTAAGCTGATTAAAAATGATGACCTCTACCTGCGCTTTACAGCTGTAATGAGTAAAGTCGACACTCTGATGAATGATGTGAACCAGTATGGAATTCTCTTCCACTTGAACAAGGGCTGGCAGCGCACTCACGCCCAGAGAGCCACTCTGCTAACCGCTTTAGACACTCCACAGAGCTTTAAAGACTACTTCGTAAAAGAGGTAGACCAAGTTAACAGCTCTATGCAGCGCATCTCGATGCTTATCGAGCGGGCTGAGCAGACACCAGAAAAAGAGAAGATTCTACAGAATGAGCTCTTCAAAGAGGATTTTGCAGAGCTACTCAGAAAAGCCGATGAGCTCGCCGACAACTTAAGACTCTATAACCAGCAGCTAGTGGAGTCGATGAAGTAA
- a CDS encoding YqgE/AlgH family protein: MDHLHSQLSKGTFLIASPDIDEGLYFRAVLVICEHSTTGSFALMINKPLDVDIPEEILNIKETLNPRVQVRAGGPIQPNQMMLLHSSDQLPDQTLKICEGVYLGGDLQFLQEAVGSASGPHIRLCFGYAGWGAGQLEREFMSGGWFVHPASAKHIFETPYEKVWQTVLRDMGGKYATLSMIPDDLSLN, translated from the coding sequence ATGGATCATCTTCACTCTCAGCTCTCTAAGGGCACCTTTCTGATTGCAAGCCCCGACATCGATGAAGGGCTCTACTTCAGAGCCGTGCTAGTTATTTGCGAGCACAGCACGACGGGCTCGTTCGCCCTGATGATCAATAAGCCCCTAGACGTAGATATTCCGGAAGAGATCTTGAATATTAAAGAGACGCTGAATCCCAGAGTGCAGGTTCGCGCTGGAGGCCCAATCCAGCCCAATCAGATGATGCTGCTTCACTCTTCCGATCAGCTGCCCGACCAGACGCTAAAAATTTGCGAGGGTGTCTACCTTGGCGGAGATCTGCAGTTTCTTCAAGAGGCTGTGGGCAGCGCAAGCGGCCCTCATATTCGCCTCTGCTTTGGCTATGCCGGATGGGGAGCAGGTCAGCTAGAAAGGGAGTTTATGAGCGGCGGCTGGTTCGTCCATCCCGCTTCTGCAAAACACATCTTTGAAACTCCTTATGAGAAGGTCTGGCAGACAGTGCTTAGAGATATGGGTGGCAAGTACGCCACCCTATCGATGATTCCCGACGACCTCTCTCTCAATTAA